The Fundidesulfovibrio soli genomic interval AGCGTGTTCTTGCCCGCGTCCTTGGCGATGGATTTGTGCAGTATGCTCTCGTAGAGGCGGGCCACGTCCTGCGCGGCCTTGAAAAACCGTTCCGCCGCAGCCACGCGCTCGTCCCTGGCGGCGTTCAGGGCCTCCATGATGACCACGGTCTGGGAGGAGAGTTTTTCATAGTCGGCCAACTGGGTGGATACGGGGCCGATGGCCTCGCGCAGGGCCACGAGCTTGGGGTAGCGGTCGGCCAGAGCCTGGGCGTCCGCCAGGGCCTTCTTGGCCTCGGCCATCTGGGCGCGCATGGTCTCGAATTCGGCCTTGCTGCCCGTGTAGGCATAGCCGCGCATGGCGAACATGGCGCGCTGGGCGTGGTTTTGGATGTCGTTGGCCAACTCGACTTCCGGGACGTATTCGTCCTTGATCCGGGTGGAGGTCTCGCTCACGGAGGACATGCCCAAGAAAGCAACCGCACCGAGGACGACGACCAGCGCCAGGACCACGCCGAAACCGATCCCGATCTTGAGGGACAGCTTGAAATTCTTCATAACGACTCCCGATGCCGAAGAGGATATCCGTAAAAAGATGAGTGACGCGAACTGGTTGGGGTTCGCAAGTTCCATCGTATCTAGAGGGGCCATTCATTCACCGGGTTACCACATTTGTCAAATGTCTCTTTTCAGTCGGGATGAAGGCGGCCCTGGGGCGGAGGGAAATTCCACACCCTCTTCCGACCGCATCTGGCGGTCTTCCCTGAATGGGTCTATAGTGGGCACTTGCAAAAGAACCGCGCCTGGCGCGCAGAGAGGATACCCCATGAAAATAGCAGAGAGCATGGTGGAGCTGGTCGGCAAGACGCCCCTGGTCCGCCTGAACAGGATAGGCCAGGGTCTTGGCGTCACGCTGGTCGCCAAGCTGGAGTCCGCCAACCCGTGCTTTTCCGTGAAGGACCGCATCGGCCGCAACATGATCCTCGACGCCGAGAAACGCGGCGTCCTGGACAAGGACACGGTGATCGTGGAGCCCACCAGCGGCAACACCGGCATCGCCCTGGCCTTCATGTGCGCGGTGCGCGGCTATAAACTCATCCTGACCATGCCCGAATCCATGAGCCAGGAGCGCCGCACCCTGCTCAAGGGCTTCGGGGCGCAGCTGGTGCTCACCGAGGCGGCCAAGGGCATGCGCGGGGCCATCGAGAAGGCCCACGAACTCGTGGCCGAGCTGCCCAAGGCCTTCATGCCCATGCAGTTCGCCAACCCGGCCAACCCCGAGGCCCACGCCCTGACCACCGCCGAGGAGCTCTGGAGCGACACCGACGGCGCGCTGGACGCATTCGTGGCAGGCGTTGGCACGGGCGGCACCATCACCGGCGTGGGGCGCGTGCTCAAGCCGCGCAAGCCCGGCCTCCAGGTGGTGGCCGTGGAGCCTGACGCCTCCCCGGTGCTCTCCGGGGGGCAGCCCGGACCCCACGCCATCCAGGGCATCGGAGCGGGTTTCGTGCCTGACGTGCTGGACACCGCCCTGCTCGACGAGGTGGTCCGCGTCGCCAACGAGGACGCCCTGGCCATGGCCAGGCGCCTGATACGGGAGGAGGGCATCCTCTGCGGCATTTCCTCCGGGGCCAACTGCCACGCCGCGCTGGAGCTGGCCAAACGGCCGGAGAACAAGGGAAAGATGATCGTGTTCATCGTTTGCGACACGGGCGAGCGTTACCTGAGCACGGCCCTGTTCACGGCCATGGAGGGCGCGAAATGATGCGCGAGCACCACGTGCTGGTCAACATGACCCCCGACAAGTCCGTCATCGAGGACGTGGTGGGCCGGCTCACCGCGCCCAGCTCCTACCAGGCCTTCGCCAGCCGCAAGCTCACCGACGCGCCCATGCCCTCCATAGAGGTGCTGAGCGAGGTGATGAAACGCCTGAAGGCGGTGCTGTTCCCGGGATACTACGGCGACTCCGAGGTGACGCCCGACACCCTGGCCTATCACACCGGCGCGCACCTGGACATCGTGTTCCGCCGCCTGGCCGACCAGATCAAGCGCGGCTTCTGCTTCACCTGCATGGGCGAGAACAAGGCCTGCACCGGCTGCGAGGAGCAGGCCATGGAGAAGGCCACGGCATTCCTCCAGAGCCTGCCCGCCATACGGGACGCGCTCATCCTGGACGTGCAGGCCGCCTACGAGGGCGACCCCGCCGCCAAGAGCCCCGGCGAGACCATCTTCAGCTACCCCAGCGTGGCGGCGCTCATCCACCAGCGCGTGGCCCACAGCCTGCACGTGCTCGGGGTGGACATCATCCCCCGCATCATCACCGAGATGGCCCACGCCGTCACCGGCATCGACATCCACCCCGGGGCCACCATCGGCAAGGGCCTGTTCATCGACCACGGCACCGGCGTGGTCATCGGGGAGACCTCCATCATCGGCAACAACGTGCGCCTCTACCAGGGCGTGACGCTCGGGGCCAAGAGCTTCCCCAAGGACGAGCACGGCAACCCCGTGAAGGGCCTGCCCCGCCACCCCATCGTGGAGGACGACGTGGTCATCTATTCCGGGGCCACGGTGCTCGGGCGCATCACCGTGGGCAAGGGCGCGGTGATCGGCGCCAACGTGTGGGTCACTTCCGATGTGGAGCCGGGCGCCAAGGTCCTCCAGGCCAGAAACCCCAAGGAGTAGCGCATGTCCTCGGCCAAGCTGGTGATCGCCATGGTGGGGCTGCCCGCCTCGGGCAAGTCCACTGTGGCCTCCAAGATAGCGCAGTGCCTGGCGGCCGAAGGCGTGGCCGTCCGCGTGTTCAACAACGGCGACGTGCGCCGCGAGATGCTGGCGGGGCAGGACTCCGCCAGCCCGGAGTTCTATTCCCCGGCCAACCGCGAGGGCGCGGCCCTGCGGGAGAAGATCGCCCGCATCAACCTGGAGCGTGCGGCGGACTATCTGCGCGGCGGGGGCGAGGTGGCGGTGCTGGACGCCACCAACGTCTCGGCGCAGCGCCGCAGGGTCATCAAGCAGATGATGGCCGGGCACACCCAGTTCTT includes:
- the cysK gene encoding cysteine synthase A; protein product: MKIAESMVELVGKTPLVRLNRIGQGLGVTLVAKLESANPCFSVKDRIGRNMILDAEKRGVLDKDTVIVEPTSGNTGIALAFMCAVRGYKLILTMPESMSQERRTLLKGFGAQLVLTEAAKGMRGAIEKAHELVAELPKAFMPMQFANPANPEAHALTTAEELWSDTDGALDAFVAGVGTGGTITGVGRVLKPRKPGLQVVAVEPDASPVLSGGQPGPHAIQGIGAGFVPDVLDTALLDEVVRVANEDALAMARRLIREEGILCGISSGANCHAALELAKRPENKGKMIVFIVCDTGERYLSTALFTAMEGAK
- the epsC gene encoding serine O-acetyltransferase EpsC, with protein sequence MMREHHVLVNMTPDKSVIEDVVGRLTAPSSYQAFASRKLTDAPMPSIEVLSEVMKRLKAVLFPGYYGDSEVTPDTLAYHTGAHLDIVFRRLADQIKRGFCFTCMGENKACTGCEEQAMEKATAFLQSLPAIRDALILDVQAAYEGDPAAKSPGETIFSYPSVAALIHQRVAHSLHVLGVDIIPRIITEMAHAVTGIDIHPGATIGKGLFIDHGTGVVIGETSIIGNNVRLYQGVTLGAKSFPKDEHGNPVKGLPRHPIVEDDVVIYSGATVLGRITVGKGAVIGANVWVTSDVEPGAKVLQARNPKE